TTTATCTATGTTAATTTTTAACCCAGAGCAAGCGTAGAAACACCTCAACAATCTAACAACATTCAAAACATTATCCCTATCCTAATCCCCGATAAAAAGCGCATCGTCGGCGAAGAACAAGTGAGATAACAAGGGCCCGTCATGCGGTAATTGAATTCCCGAGAAAACCCCAACCTCCACCGCCTTCTTAACAAGACAGGACAACGCTTCCATCACCACAATAAACAGGAAAGGGGAGATCGGGTCCCCTTGACGCATCCCCTTACTACACCCGAACTCAAATGTGGGGGATCCGTTAACCAATACCGAAGCCCTAGCCGAAGATAACAACCCCCAAATCCAATCACACCATTTTGATCCGAAGCCCATCTGACGAAGGATATCAATCACGAACCTCCAACTAATGTTATCGTAGGCCTTTTCGAAGTCGATCTTAAACAAAAGCGCTTTCTTTTTACATTTTTTGAGCCACGAATACACCTCATTAATAATCAATGGCCCATCGAGAATATATCTACCCTTCAAGAATGCCGATTGAGAATCAGAAATGACCGTTCCAAGAACCATTTTCAGCCTATTAGCGAGAATCTTGGATATGACTTTATTGACCACCCCAACTAGACTAATGGGCCGGTAATCACTAAGGCTCAAGGGATCCTTCTTTTTAGGAACAAGCGTGATGAAAGAAGACCCACATCCCAAGTTAATCCGGCCAGAACCATGAAACTCCGAGACAAAACTAACAAAATCCTCCTCAAAAAGCTCCCAAAAAATTTGAAGAACCTAAAATTGAACCCGTCCGGGCCGGGGGCCCGGTCATCCCCACACTCAAAAACTGCACGTTTGACCTCTTCCCTCGAGAAGGGGGACTCCAAAGCATTCGCATCGGAACTTGAAATCTTTTGCACATCCGGGCAGCCAAGGCTCGGCCTATCCGAGCACTCTTCCTTGAACCGAGATCTGAAAAAAGAAAAAACCTCCTTCTTAACCAGGGAAGGTTTTGAGACCCACTGGCCATCAACATCCAGACCGTGAATCACGTTACAGGCCCTCCTCCAATTAATATGGGAATGGAAGAATCTGGAATTCTCATCTCCCTCCTTAGCCCACCTGATACGAGACCTCTGCTTCAGGTCCATGGATTTAGCTAACTCCACTTCAGCTAGAATCTTTCTATTCTCCACAAGAGACCATTCTTCTTCCTCCGTTAACTCCCTTAATTCCAAAATCTCTTCAATCGCTTCCACTTCTTCTTTAGCAATAGAAACAACTTCTCCTTCTTTCCTGATCATATCATCCCTCCATTCTTTGATCTTACTTCGAACTACTCCAAGTTTTTTAATAAGATAAACATCCCGAGGGCCGCCAGGATCCGGAAAATTGATACAAGcatccaccaccacctccttGAAACCCTCCTTTGAAAGCCAAGAGTTAAAAAAAAGAAATGGACGAGCCCCAAATTTCACCACAGACGATGACAGGACCAGCGGACTGTGGTCCGACCACAGCTTAGGCAAAGCTCTGAGCTCAGCTTCCGGCCAAGAGTTAAAAAACTCAGAGTTAACGAGGAATCTATCAAGCTTGCTTTTCTTTTTACCATTATCTGATCGCCACGTAAACGCACCCCCCCTCATATTGTATTCCACAAGACCCGACTCAAAAATAAAGGAGTTAAAATTATCAGCACAGGCCGCTTTATAGAAGCAATTCCTCCTTTCCTCCCTACTCCGAACAGCGTTGAAATCCCCGCCTACAACCCACATCCCATCCTTACTGTTAATCAATAATAACAAATTATCCCAAAGAACCTTTTTCGCTTGGATGCTCTGAGGGGCATAGACATTGAGAACATTCAACATAGAATTACTACCAACCAGAGAACCTCTAATCAAAATATAATTTCTCTCCTTGACAGACTCGCTCAGATGAAACCTGCTATCATCCCAGATGCTCAATAGACCTCCAGAAAGACCCGAGGAATCGACGGACTCCGACCCAAAAGAGCCACTCCCCCAGAACTTGCATATATCGGAACGGGAGACTGAGCCCTGTTTAGTTTCTTGCAGCATCATAAAATTAACCCCATGCTCCCTCTTAATGCCCTTGATCCAACCCGACTTCAAATCACCCCCCATACCACGCAAATTGACCGACAGGAAATTCATAGGTTGACCACATTAATACCTGGACCTCCGAAAGACTTCCTAATCAGCGAAACATGCTGCAATAAATCAACACCAAGCTTTTCCCCTACCTTCACTGTGTTGGCTACCTCGCTCTCGAGGGGATCCACCTGGTCCTGACCCCGGATCGGAGAAGATGGGCAACTACCTCCCACCGAACCACCTGCGGAACCCTCCGTAGCCGCTCTAGCATTCAGATCGAACCCTGATCTCTCGTCCACCTTTGCCATCTCCTCACTCTGCTCAGCTTGCTGACCTCTATCAGTGAATCCCACAAAGCCAAACCCAGGTTCCACAACTATCTCGGAGCTTCTGGGTCTTTTTAGAGGCCTTGGGTCAAGAGGGGATCCCACCTTATTAACATCAGAAGGGGCTTGGGCTTTCCTGGGCTTAGAACTCTGACGAGCCCAACTTTTGGGCCTCTTAACTAACCCACCTGATCCACAGATGAAACTATCCACAACCCCCGGCCCCACTTCCTTGGACTTCAACTGACCCTCCACTTCCTCTGCCATTAACCCTGACCCCACCGCATTAAATGAGCCGCCATTTTCTCTCTCCGCTTGCATGGGAGAGGATGATGCATGGGCAGGCGACGAATTGACTTCCCGGGGCTGTTCGCCTCCCCCATCTTCATTAAGCTCCGGCGACTTACCGGAATCCCCTTCACCGGAATCATTCAAATTACCAATAGGCGGCGACCTCAAGGACGATTCCTCCCCCGAACTCTGACCAGCGGAAGAGCCAATACAGTCCGGCACCCACTCGATAGGGTTCTCCTCCACCCATAACCTGTAAACCCTATTCTTCCATCTCAATGAAACACATTCTGACACACGGTTCACTTCCCCGACCAACACCCCAACCCTACACAGCGATAGGTCCTGGTCTTCCTCCACAAAGGACGGCACATGGAGGACTTTACCATACAACTCCCCGATTTGAGCGAAAACCTCGGCAGAAAACAGGTGCAGAGGGATCCCGCTAAGATTAAGCCAAGCCACTCTCTCGAACGGGAGAGATTGACCAGACCATCTCTCCAACCTTGAAAACCACGGCCCCCAGATACCCTTAGCCTCCAAGAAACTAGTAGCCGACCCCTCATCCAGGAAGGAAATGAGTAACGACAGCCCTCCAAGATATTGAATATTGGAAATTTGAACTTTAGCAATCCGAAGGAGCCTATCAAAATCAACTAGAGTTTCTAGGTCCGTTGTTCTCCCGACTAATGCCAGACCAAACAAGCTCTTGAACGCTTCGGTTCTATCCGGAATAACCACCGATTTTTCTGAACCCTGCCACTCTTCCCCCACCGATGGCATCTGCCCCTTCACATACCTCCCCGCAGTATCTGATGAACCTACCACATGACTATAGCTCCTGTTGTCCCTGAGACTGGAGGGCACATAAACAGGGATATGTCCCTTCACCCCAGGAGCACCACCCTTTTTCTTTATCTCGTCCGGGATCCCGGCATTCTCCACCGCGAACCTCGCAATATTAATTCTCAACCTACAATCTCCCATCTTAACACCCCTTAGATTCCTCACCAGCTCCTCCCTATCAGCAACATCCCTAAAAGAGACGAAACCAAACTTGCACCCGCCTTTGTCACGTTTCTTCGCTACGTAAGCACCCGAGATCACCCCGAAATTTTCCAACCGTTTCCGCAGCTCCCAAGGAGTACAACCTTCCGGGAGATTGGAAACAAAGAGCTTAGTAACCACACCAGCCATCCGGAATACCAACAGACCCGAAGAACCCCCACTCACCAAGCCAAGAGCACAACTCGCAGTAA
This genomic stretch from Helianthus annuus cultivar XRQ/B chromosome 8, HanXRQr2.0-SUNRISE, whole genome shotgun sequence harbors:
- the LOC110870041 gene encoding uncharacterized protein LOC110870041, with the protein product MNFLSVNLRGMGGDLKSGWIKGIKREHGVNFMMLQETKQGSVSRSDICKFWGSGSFGSESVDSSGLSGGLLSIWDDSRFHLSESVKERNYILIRGSLVGSNSMLNVLNVYAPQSIQAKKVLWDNLLLLINSKDGMWVVGGDFNAVRSREERRNCFYKAACADNFNSFIFESGLVEYNMRGGAFTWRSDNGKKKSKLDRFLVNSEFFNSWPEAELRALPKLWSDHSPLVLSSSVVKFGARPFLFFNSWLSKEGFKEVVVDACINFPDPGGPRDVYLIKKLGVVRSKIKEWRDDMIRKEGEVVSIAKEEVEAIEEILELRELTEEEEWSLVENRKILAEVELAKSMDLKQRSRIRWAKEGDENSRFFHSHINWRRACNVIHGLDVDGQWVSKPSLVKKEVFSFFRSRFKEECSDRPSLGCPDVQKISSSDANALESPFSREEVKRAVFECGDDRAPGPDGFNFRFFKFFGSFLRRILLVLSRSFMVLAGLTWDVGLLSSRLFLKRRIP